In one window of Clostridia bacterium DNA:
- a CDS encoding phosphodiester glycosidase family protein, translating into MKKALGFFISATIALQALPAFAETYYTNEQITPITNGVLHKYIESYTHAGWQNIHVVEADLTAPHVKADILTHKDGLGYAANVLKLAEDADAVAAINGDFFARNSWDKASTVGLVVKDGELVSTQSEEINGATVAFDEAGHALMEYIKTDVVFTASNGNSIKIKEINKYDSLKEPVVYTSAFSEKTGGSYDNILEVVVEDNIVTDMRRNMDGVEVPENGYVIRHLPEYNTFLWENVKVGDAVTLTVKTSVDIESFKSASAGGTLLVKDGKKHTLTHSISGTNPRTMAGINAEGTKLYLITVDGRSRSSAGLTMQGMQDLALELGLYTAINLDGGGSTTMVTRDPKTDTLAVNNTPSDGALRTVPMGIGIFSDAPEGKAETLVIKDEKLKMFPGARYSFEIDYALDSYGNPCAVPEGKVSWDSQDGYFEDGAFIPEKAGNAKITVSIGKAKGELTVSVLDLPERLETVPRSVAKDEAFTVYGIDARGNKAEIPLADCRVKERDGYKYLSFGGAEGAVYMQPENTDTFEEKNGSASVYPAGTTASYALTDEDAVSGTKSGKLSFSFKKNSDTQAAYLMFSKAKSVPDKATHMGVFVYAPYENYQWLRVLGKDKNGETVRLTLKDSMEFSGWKYLTVEVPADLESVTGLYVVQNGKAVAADSYILLDDFSFTDQAYNLPMHSTGIAEQSADGGFKVNVTNEALARDTLYAGLYDAVLKKTLENSEAELHIALGKTVGKEKTTDTFYAFTEDNTAGLVLAVNKSGISGADNGQWAKIREYATHYENLMLFMPTAVESLPNRQDEVLLGILQESGCKNVYIFYPGMMNGITLKDGVHYVTVSGLKYTSGSVLLDQMQYEKYAEVTIKNGKVYIRFRKVYEQE; encoded by the coding sequence ATGAAAAAAGCACTTGGATTTTTTATCAGTGCAACAATCGCCTTGCAGGCATTGCCTGCATTTGCAGAGACTTATTATACAAATGAGCAGATAACGCCCATAACCAACGGTGTTTTGCATAAATATATTGAAAGCTATACCCATGCGGGTTGGCAGAACATTCATGTGGTGGAAGCAGACTTAACCGCACCCCATGTTAAAGCGGATATCCTGACCCATAAGGACGGGCTGGGGTATGCGGCAAATGTGTTAAAGCTTGCAGAAGATGCTGATGCCGTTGCTGCCATCAACGGTGACTTTTTTGCGCGCAATTCCTGGGATAAGGCAAGTACCGTCGGGCTTGTGGTGAAAGACGGAGAACTGGTGTCTACCCAAAGCGAAGAGATTAACGGTGCAACGGTCGCTTTTGACGAAGCGGGTCACGCGCTGATGGAGTATATCAAAACCGATGTGGTGTTTACCGCCTCCAACGGAAACTCCATTAAAATCAAAGAGATTAACAAGTATGACAGTTTAAAAGAGCCTGTGGTATACACCTCGGCGTTTTCCGAAAAAACGGGCGGTTCTTATGACAATATTTTAGAGGTGGTCGTAGAGGACAACATCGTGACTGACATGCGTCGGAACATGGATGGCGTGGAAGTGCCTGAAAACGGGTATGTAATCCGCCATTTGCCTGAATACAACACTTTTTTATGGGAGAATGTAAAGGTGGGGGATGCAGTAACCCTTACCGTGAAAACCAGTGTGGATATAGAAAGCTTTAAAAGCGCATCGGCAGGCGGTACCTTGTTGGTAAAGGATGGCAAAAAGCACACCTTAACCCACAGCATTTCGGGCACAAATCCCCGTACCATGGCAGGTATTAATGCAGAGGGTACAAAGCTGTATCTGATTACCGTAGACGGCAGAAGCAGAAGCTCGGCAGGGCTTACCATGCAGGGGATGCAGGACTTAGCTTTGGAGCTGGGGCTGTACACGGCAATCAATTTAGACGGGGGCGGTTCTACCACCATGGTAACCCGCGACCCGAAAACCGATACCCTTGCGGTAAACAACACCCCGTCGGACGGAGCACTGCGAACCGTACCTATGGGAATCGGTATTTTTTCCGACGCACCTGAGGGTAAGGCGGAAACGTTGGTTATTAAAGATGAAAAATTAAAAATGTTCCCCGGGGCGCGCTACAGCTTTGAAATAGACTATGCATTGGATTCCTACGGAAATCCTTGCGCTGTTCCCGAAGGGAAAGTAAGTTGGGACAGCCAGGACGGCTATTTTGAGGACGGGGCATTTATTCCCGAGAAGGCAGGAAATGCGAAGATAACCGTTTCAATCGGCAAGGCGAAGGGTGAATTAACCGTTTCGGTGCTGGATTTACCCGAGCGGTTAGAGACTGTTCCCCGGTCTGTGGCAAAGGATGAGGCATTTACCGTTTACGGTATAGATGCAAGGGGAAATAAAGCTGAAATTCCGCTTGCAGACTGTCGTGTAAAGGAAAGAGACGGGTATAAGTATCTGTCCTTCGGCGGTGCGGAGGGGGCTGTGTACATGCAACCCGAAAATACGGACACCTTTGAAGAGAAAAACGGGTCTGCATCGGTGTATCCTGCAGGTACTACCGCTTCGTATGCGTTAACGGATGAGGATGCGGTGAGCGGAACAAAAAGCGGTAAGCTTTCGTTCAGTTTTAAGAAAAACAGCGATACCCAGGCAGCGTACCTGATGTTTTCCAAAGCAAAATCCGTGCCCGACAAGGCAACGCACATGGGTGTGTTTGTATATGCACCTTATGAGAATTACCAATGGCTTCGGGTGCTTGGCAAGGATAAAAACGGCGAAACGGTACGGCTGACCTTAAAGGACAGCATGGAATTTTCAGGTTGGAAATATCTGACGGTGGAAGTGCCTGCGGATTTAGAGAGTGTAACCGGGCTTTATGTGGTGCAAAACGGTAAAGCGGTTGCGGCAGACAGTTATATCTTGCTGGATGATTTTTCCTTTACCGATCAGGCGTACAACCTGCCCATGCACAGCACGGGGATTGCTGAGCAGTCTGCAGATGGGGGCTTTAAGGTAAACGTGACCAACGAGGCTTTAGCACGGGATACGTTGTATGCGGGACTGTATGATGCGGTGCTGAAGAAAACTCTGGAAAACAGTGAAGCAGAACTTCACATTGCCCTCGGTAAAACGGTGGGCAAAGAAAAAACAACCGATACCTTTTATGCGTTTACCGAGGACAACACGGCAGGGCTGGTGCTTGCGGTGAACAAGAGCGGAATCTCGGGCGCAGACAACGGGCAATGGGCAAAAATCAGAGAGTATGCTACGCATTATGAAAATCTAATGCTGTTTATGCCCACTGCGGTAGAGTCGTTGCCGAACCGTCAGGATGAGGTGCTTTTGGGCATACTGCAAGAATCGGGCTGTAAAAATGTGTATATTTTCTATCCCGGCATGATGAACGGCATTACCCTTAAAGACGGCGTGCATTATGTGACGGTGAGTGGATTAAAATATACCTCGGGGTCTGTCCTTTTAGACCAGATGCAATATGAAAAATATGCGGAAGTGACAATAAAAAACGGAAAGGTATATATCCGTTTCCGCAAGGTTTATGAACAGGAGTAG